One genomic region from Ornithinicoccus hortensis encodes:
- a CDS encoding helix-turn-helix domain-containing protein: MVHLVESCPDIRTVRELADRSGVGERTLQRLTGRRFGLTPKWLIQRRRLHEAAEHLGLGLRGPAEVAHDLGYADQAHFTRDFRRVTGHTPAAFARTLGLRQE; the protein is encoded by the coding sequence GTGGTGCACCTGGTCGAGTCCTGCCCGGACATCCGGACGGTGCGCGAGCTCGCGGACCGCAGCGGGGTCGGCGAGCGCACCCTGCAGCGGCTCACCGGCCGCCGCTTCGGGCTCACCCCGAAGTGGTTGATCCAGCGGCGCCGGCTGCACGAGGCCGCCGAGCACCTGGGGCTGGGTCTGCGCGGCCCCGCGGAGGTGGCGCACGACCTCGGGTATGCCGACCAGGCGCACTTCACCCGTGACTTCCGGCGGGTCACCGGGCACACCCCGGCCGCCTTCGCCCGGACCCTCGGCCTCCGGCAGGAATGA